The genomic DNA CTCGTCGATATTGTCCGCCAGTCTGGCGCACGCCTGGCCGGGGCCGGCATCGTCATCGAAAAATGCTTTCAGCATGGTGGCGCCGCATTGCGGGCCGAAGGCATGCGCATCGAAACCTTGGCGGCTATTGAACGGATGGAGCCGGGGAAAATCGATTTCGTTTGAACTTTACGCGAATAGTTGCTAGTAATAGTCGATCGTTGCTTGTTTTCGGTTACATGGTTTTCTTCGGGTTACATTGGGTTGCATTGGTTCCATTGGGTTACATAACAGGTATCTAACTGGTTAACTGGGCTTCGGCGGAGCTGATCTGGCTTCGCTTTTTCGTTTCCGTCTTTACAGCGTTGCGTCCACGCTTCGCGCCGATGCGTTCCAACATCTCGGCGTAGTGGTTCTTGCCAACGGGGATTTCGATTTTGCCCTGGTCGATGTAAGCCATGTAGCTGTTTACGCCATTCGGGCGGACTGACTCGACGCGGTCCAGGTTGATGATAAACGATTTATGACAACGGAAAAATTGCGACGGCAGCAGGGTCAGCACTTCCTCCAGCGTCTGCCGCAGTTCATAACGCGCCTGATCGGTGTTGAAGACGAGGCGCTTGACATCCTTCAATTTCTCAATGTGAGTGATGCTGTTCGCCTCGATGACGACCGTCTTGCCGCCGTTTTTAATGGTGAGACGGGATTTTTCCTCGTCAGATTTCACTTTCAGGGCGGTGATGATCTTAGCAACGCGTTTTAGTGTTACAATCACCCGTTCTTCCGTAAAGGGCTTGAGTATGTAATCGAAGGCTTTGACCTCGAAGGCCTCCAGTGAAAAATCGGTGTGCCCCGTTACGAAGATCAAGGCGATTTCCGGATTGATTTTGAAAATCTCCTGAGCTGCTTCAAGACCATCCTTGCCAGGCATTTCAATGTCAAGAAGGATGATGTGGGGAGCGCCCGTTCGGGCGATCCCCACAATCTCATCTCCGTTACCACAGGTTCCGATGACTTGGAATCCTTCCATGGCAGACACGATTGCCGCAAGGTGATCACAGACGATTTGATCGTCTTCCGCGATGGCAACGCGGATGGTCATGGGATCACCCTCTTATTTTTTTCGATAATCTACTTCTTGAATAATTCTTTAGGGGGCTCAGGTTGATAACCTAAGCTCCAACATGCAGGTTTTACGCTTAATACTGCGATGAGGGAAACGAAAAAAACGGAATAGTTTAATGTGTTCTTTTTTAACCAAGAAAACAATGATCTCACCTCCTTAAGTAAAAAACTTTAGTCGGTCAAATCTTTTAAATGTAAAATAGCCAAACGGTGTTGTTGTGAAAGTTTGCCATGCAAGACCACACATGGAAACCTGATACAACACTGAATCATCTAGTAGCTTAGTTGCTACAAGGTACCATAAATAAGGATAAGCAATAGAACCCAACCTAAGGATAAGCAAGCGAATGCTTTTTTCTTCTTCGTAATGAACGGCATTACTAGGCGCAAATAAGAAC from Heliomicrobium undosum includes the following:
- a CDS encoding LytR/AlgR family response regulator transcription factor, coding for MTIRVAIAEDDQIVCDHLAAIVSAMEGFQVIGTCGNGDEIVGIARTGAPHIILLDIEMPGKDGLEAAQEIFKINPEIALIFVTGHTDFSLEAFEVKAFDYILKPFTEERVIVTLKRVAKIITALKVKSDEEKSRLTIKNGGKTVVIEANSITHIEKLKDVKRLVFNTDQARYELRQTLEEVLTLLPSQFFRCHKSFIINLDRVESVRPNGVNSYMAYIDQGKIEIPVGKNHYAEMLERIGAKRGRNAVKTETKKRSQISSAEAQLTS
- a CDS encoding cyclic lactone autoinducer peptide, with product MRSLFSWLKKNTLNYSVFFVSLIAVLSVKPACWSLGYQPEPPKELFKK